One part of the bacterium genome encodes these proteins:
- a CDS encoding transporter substrate-binding domain-containing protein — MRRIFLIAALVVALAVPAMAADMTALESIIKAGKLRVGLEPGYMPFEMQNKQSKIVGFDVDMARLMAKQMGVELELVPTAWDGIIGSLLTDKFDIIMSGMTVTQSRNLRVNFVDPYIIVGQTILINKNLEGKIKGYKDLNDPKYTVTSKLGTTGEQAVKSMIPRAKYKSFETEPEAALEVINGKADAFVYDLPYCAVFYAQKGAGKLVFLDEPFTFEPLGWAIRQGDVDFLNWLNNFLAQSRGDGSYDRIYNKWITGNEWIKDIQ; from the coding sequence ATGAGACGTATCTTTCTGATCGCTGCCCTCGTGGTCGCCCTGGCTGTTCCTGCCATGGCGGCCGATATGACCGCACTGGAGTCCATTATCAAGGCCGGGAAACTCCGGGTCGGGCTGGAGCCGGGCTACATGCCTTTCGAGATGCAGAACAAGCAGAGCAAGATCGTCGGTTTTGACGTGGACATGGCCAGGCTCATGGCCAAGCAGATGGGTGTTGAGCTGGAACTGGTTCCCACTGCATGGGACGGCATCATCGGTTCCCTTCTCACGGACAAGTTCGATATTATCATGAGCGGCATGACCGTCACCCAGAGCCGCAACCTCAGGGTCAACTTCGTCGACCCCTACATAATCGTCGGACAGACCATCCTCATCAACAAGAACCTCGAGGGAAAGATCAAAGGTTACAAGGACCTCAACGACCCGAAATACACGGTTACCTCCAAGCTGGGCACCACCGGCGAGCAGGCCGTAAAGAGCATGATCCCAAGAGCCAAGTACAAGAGCTTCGAGACAGAGCCTGAGGCAGCCCTCGAGGTCATCAACGGCAAGGCTGACGCATTTGTGTATGACCTTCCGTACTGTGCCGTTTTCTATGCCCAGAAAGGGGCCGGGAAGCTTGTTTTCCTGGATGAACCGTTCACCTTCGAACCCCTCGGATGGGCCATCAGGCAGGGCGACGTCGACTTTTTGAACTGGCTGAACAACTTTCTGGCGCAGTCAAGGGGAGACGGTTCTTACGACAGGATCTACAACAAGTGGATCACCGGTAACGAATGGATCAAGGACATCCAGTAG